The genomic region TGGATTTCATTTCCGACATCGCTACGCCTTATCCATTGAATGTGGTGTCTGAGATCATTGGTGCACCGGTGGAAGGACGCCCTTTACTCAAAGCCTGTGCGGTGGACATCGTCAACTTCTTCGGCAGCCCGCCCCATGAATACGAAGTGCGGGCAAAGACCGCAATGCGCAGTATCAGTGAAGCGACACAAATGCTTCGCGACATTTTGCTGATGCGTCGTAAACAGCCTGCTGCCGACCTTATATCTTCATTGGTTGAGGCCGAAGAACGCGGCGATGTCATGAGTGAAGAGGAAATCCTTGCCACGTGCCTGATGATGGTTTTTGCAGGGTTTGAAACGACTACCAACCTGATCGGCAATGGCCTGCTCCTGCTCTTGCAACATCCGCACATCGAGGCTCAGCTACGAAATAATCCCGACCTGATGCGAGGCGCGATTGGGGAAATGCTGCGTCACGAAAGCCCGGTGCAAAGGCTTTCGCGCATGGCGGTAGACGACTTCACACTACAAAATGAACACATCAAACGTGGCGACTTGATATTTTTAATGGCGGCTTCGGCAAATCGAGATGATCAAAAATTCCCAGATCCGGACCAATTCAATATTGAGAGAGACACCAAAAACCACTTGGCATTTGGTCACTCAATACACTTATGTCCTGGGAATACACTGGCGCAACTTGAAACCCAGATCCTGTTTACCGAATTATTCAGGCGCACGCGCTCTATCAAACTCGTGGAAAGCCGACCAGACTGGCAGATAAATCTGTCCGTACGTTCGCTCACTCGGCTACCGATTAAACTCGAGTCCCTGGAAAAGCCGTTAATCATCAACCCAACTTCGATAGTTCACCATGAAACCTATGAAACCGTCACAAACGCTTAAACCTCTTGCTTGCGAACTGATTGGCGCATGGCGATTAATTGAGTATTCAGTTGTGCCTTTATCCTCGGCCACAAAACATCATCCGCTCGGAACTCGTCCTGAAGGTCTGATTATCTACGAGCAGCATTTCATGGCCGTACACATTGCAGGCAACCCTCTGGCAACGACCGCAATCGCCAGACACCCAGTGGCTTATACCGGCCACTATACGTATGACGAGCGTAACGCTGTTATAACGCATCATATTCAACTCAGCACTTACGAA from Pseudomonas synxantha harbors:
- a CDS encoding cytochrome P450, which translates into the protein MKTLPTADLFCPEFQQNPYPTYAKLRKQAPVYWSEQIQAWVVTRYEDVLTCLHDPRISANRILPRMQQMPETLRVQLAPLERTLSMWPLMLERPNHTRLRQLINKAMTPRIVRSFIPVIQGQVDELLDSALASDSVDFISDIATPYPLNVVSEIIGAPVEGRPLLKACAVDIVNFFGSPPHEYEVRAKTAMRSISEATQMLRDILLMRRKQPAADLISSLVEAEERGDVMSEEEILATCLMMVFAGFETTTNLIGNGLLLLLQHPHIEAQLRNNPDLMRGAIGEMLRHESPVQRLSRMAVDDFTLQNEHIKRGDLIFLMAASANRDDQKFPDPDQFNIERDTKNHLAFGHSIHLCPGNTLAQLETQILFTELFRRTRSIKLVESRPDWQINLSVRSLTRLPIKLESLEKPLIINPTSIVHHETYETVTNA
- a CDS encoding lipocalin-like domain-containing protein — translated: MKPSQTLKPLACELIGAWRLIEYSVVPLSSATKHHPLGTRPEGLIIYEQHFMAVHIAGNPLATTAIARHPVAYTGHYTYDERNAVITHHIQLSTYEAWANTDQCRHISIEGNRLQLRSVHPIIQDDQAVHATLVWEKQA